A single region of the Sphingobium sp. TKS genome encodes:
- a CDS encoding nitroreductase family protein, which translates to MSATARAVTRAVEPLFLDRWSPRAFDSSVIPQEDLDTIFDATRWAPSAFNYQPWRLLYATRDSADWNRFLGVLLPFNQSWVQNASALVYILSDTLIAAPGSEEAKPSHSHSFDAGAAWALLALQATRLGYHSHAMTGVDFDKARVELGVPDRFRIEAAVAIGRIADKAILPEALQSREAPSGRKDIAEFVTAGNFPA; encoded by the coding sequence ATGTCAGCCACCGCCCGCGCCGTGACCCGCGCCGTCGAACCGCTTTTCCTTGACCGCTGGTCGCCGCGCGCCTTCGATTCCTCCGTGATCCCGCAGGAGGATCTGGACACCATCTTCGACGCCACCCGTTGGGCGCCCTCCGCCTTCAACTATCAGCCCTGGCGCCTGCTCTACGCCACCCGCGACAGCGCCGACTGGAACCGCTTTCTGGGCGTGCTGCTGCCCTTCAACCAGAGCTGGGTGCAGAATGCCTCGGCGCTGGTCTACATCCTGTCCGACACGCTGATCGCCGCGCCGGGTTCGGAAGAGGCCAAGCCCTCGCACAGCCACAGCTTCGACGCGGGCGCGGCCTGGGCGCTGCTGGCGTTGCAGGCGACGCGGCTCGGCTATCACAGCCACGCCATGACCGGCGTCGATTTCGACAAGGCGCGGGTGGAACTGGGCGTGCCCGACCGTTTCCGCATCGAAGCCGCCGTCGCGATCGGCCGCATCGCGGACAAGGCGATCCTGCCCGAAGCGCTCCAGTCACGCGAAGCGCCGAGCGGCCGCAAGGATATCGCGGAGTTCGTCACGGCGGGCAATTTCCCGGCGTAA
- a CDS encoding anti-sigma factor family protein, whose translation MTDRPTDLKITDQEIDAYVDGELDVERRFVVETHLSHQPDLAARVMGDLSVRSGLCMLTQDGRPVPAGLAEMAERLAHPPKSRWRRMMPMGLATSGLAAAFAVWMVGFERPPAYVSYAVASHRIAMLRADMNSQIEAPRFDAREVALNTRIAMPQLPDDWHVTDVQLFPTDKAPALLMAVRTDAGHRMTIFAVHEKTAAPEHPDAVREGRQSVAYWRRGDMSYALTGDQEPGTMDATAEALARI comes from the coding sequence ATGACTGATCGCCCAACCGATCTGAAAATTACCGATCAGGAGATTGACGCCTATGTCGACGGCGAGCTGGATGTGGAGCGGCGCTTCGTCGTCGAAACCCATCTCTCGCATCAGCCCGACCTTGCCGCCCGGGTCATGGGCGACCTCAGCGTCCGCAGCGGGCTTTGCATGCTGACGCAGGACGGCCGGCCGGTGCCTGCCGGTCTGGCGGAAATGGCCGAACGATTGGCGCACCCGCCGAAAAGCCGCTGGCGCCGGATGATGCCGATGGGCCTGGCGACATCGGGGCTGGCGGCGGCCTTTGCCGTGTGGATGGTGGGCTTCGAACGCCCGCCTGCCTATGTCAGCTATGCGGTCGCCTCGCACCGGATCGCGATGCTGCGCGCCGACATGAATTCGCAGATCGAAGCGCCCCGCTTCGATGCGCGGGAAGTCGCGCTCAACACCCGCATCGCCATGCCGCAACTGCCCGACGACTGGCATGTCACCGACGTCCAGCTATTCCCGACCGACAAGGCTCCCGCGCTGCTGATGGCGGTGCGCACCGATGCGGGGCACAGGATGACGATCTTCGCCGTGCATGAAAAAACCGCCGCGCCCGAACATCCCGATGCGGTGCGGGAGGGCAGGCAATCGGTGGCCTATTGGCGGCGCGGCGACATGTCCTACGCCCTGACCGGCGATCAGGAGCCGGGGACGATGGACGCGACGGCGGAGGCGCTGGCGCGGATTTGA
- a CDS encoding sigma-70 family RNA polymerase sigma factor, with protein sequence MDDGSDIRDDLAAMRRYARSLTRDDQEADDVVQDALVRAIERQETFQPDRNRRRWLLAIVHNVFFSAKRREAAEARRNSRFAETLVDRLEPGQEEHARLVQIARQFAALSEHHRAVLHLTAIEGFSYQQAAETLGVPVGTVMSRLARARAALREREQGQPGGAGLRLIGGSDD encoded by the coding sequence ATGGACGACGGTTCAGACATCAGGGACGATCTGGCCGCGATGCGGCGCTATGCCCGGTCGCTGACCCGCGACGATCAGGAGGCCGACGATGTGGTGCAGGACGCCCTCGTCCGCGCCATCGAGCGGCAGGAGACGTTCCAGCCCGACCGCAACCGCCGCCGCTGGCTGCTCGCGATCGTCCATAATGTCTTCTTCTCCGCCAAGCGGCGCGAGGCGGCGGAGGCGCGGCGCAACAGCCGCTTTGCCGAAACGCTGGTCGACCGGCTGGAGCCGGGGCAGGAGGAACATGCCCGGCTGGTCCAGATTGCGCGGCAGTTTGCCGCCTTGTCCGAACATCATCGCGCCGTGCTGCACCTGACGGCGATAGAGGGTTTCAGCTACCAGCAGGCGGCGGAAACCCTGGGCGTGCCGGTGGGCACGGTGATGTCGCGGCTGGCGCGGGCGCGCGCGGCATTGAGAGAAAGGGAACAGGGGCAGCCGGGTGGAGCTGGCCTCCGGCTGATAGGAGGAAGCGATGACTGA
- a CDS encoding glycosyltransferase family 4 protein: MRLPESRLALTGALGRPLRVALFSGNYDCVRDGANQALNRLVAYLLHRVRAQVRIYSPTAPRKAFESVGDVRSVRSISIPGRPEYRVALGFPPATRQDFEAFAPDIVHLSAPDLLGRQAQKHARAQGIPVVASLHTRFETYLDYYRLSFLRGPVERYLDRFYGDCDRILCPTWPIARDMEARLGTGRVALWGRGIDPTCFRPALRDQALRSSLGYDAEDMVPLFFGRLVLEKGLRIFAETIDAVRAQGLAVRPLIVGEGPARGWLAERLPNATFMGHLSGEALGRAVASADILINPSVTEAFGNVNLEAMASGLAIVSANVPSASALITEGRTGLLVPPKDVGAYAAAVAGLVRQPHRRAALGTAAAEAAARFTWDDVLEDVARSYAEALHMPLATPAAWAA; the protein is encoded by the coding sequence ATGCGCCTTCCCGAATCCCGCCTCGCGCTGACGGGCGCGCTGGGCCGTCCGCTGCGTGTCGCGCTGTTTTCCGGCAATTATGATTGCGTGCGCGATGGCGCCAATCAGGCGCTCAACCGGCTGGTCGCCTATCTGCTGCATCGCGTGCGGGCGCAGGTGCGCATCTATTCGCCCACCGCGCCGCGCAAGGCGTTCGAGTCGGTGGGCGATGTGCGCTCCGTCCGATCGATCAGCATTCCCGGCCGTCCCGAATATCGCGTCGCGCTGGGTTTCCCTCCCGCCACCCGGCAGGATTTTGAGGCGTTCGCGCCCGACATCGTCCATCTCTCGGCCCCCGACCTGCTGGGGCGGCAGGCGCAGAAACATGCCCGCGCACAAGGCATTCCGGTGGTCGCCAGCCTGCACACCCGCTTCGAAACCTATCTCGACTATTACCGCCTGTCCTTCCTGCGCGGGCCGGTGGAGCGCTATCTCGACCGCTTCTATGGCGATTGCGACCGGATTCTCTGTCCCACCTGGCCGATCGCGCGGGACATGGAGGCCCGGCTCGGAACCGGGCGCGTCGCCCTGTGGGGGCGCGGCATCGACCCCACCTGTTTCCGCCCGGCGCTGCGCGATCAGGCTTTGCGGTCCAGCCTCGGCTATGATGCGGAGGATATGGTGCCGCTGTTCTTCGGCCGGCTGGTGCTGGAAAAGGGTCTGCGCATCTTTGCCGAAACCATCGACGCCGTCCGGGCGCAGGGGCTGGCCGTCCGGCCCTTGATCGTCGGGGAGGGACCGGCGCGGGGCTGGCTGGCCGAACGGCTGCCCAACGCCACCTTCATGGGCCATTTGTCGGGCGAGGCTTTGGGCCGCGCCGTCGCCAGCGCCGACATCCTCATCAACCCCTCGGTCACGGAAGCCTTCGGCAACGTCAATCTGGAGGCGATGGCATCGGGCCTCGCCATCGTCTCCGCCAATGTGCCCAGCGCGTCGGCCCTGATAACCGAAGGGCGCACCGGCCTGCTGGTGCCGCCCAAGGATGTCGGAGCCTATGCGGCGGCGGTTGCCGGTTTGGTCCGCCAGCCGCATCGCCGCGCCGCGCTGGGCACTGCGGCGGCCGAGGCGGCGGCGCGCTTCACCTGGGACGATGTGCTGGAGGATGTGGCGCGCAGCTATGCCGAGGCGTTGCACATGCCGCTTGCCACCCCGGCGGCCTGGGCGGCATGA
- a CDS encoding virulence factor has product MTRLRPRFILALAFLAALLAGAAAYCRYLGYPNGRVFTVVPATTPGEGGTVAVFFSGDMGFNAGMGPVIAGHMAQGGLPVLGFNSLTAFARRQSPEESGKLVEQAARRALALPGARRLVLAGQSFGANMLLAGLERLPPSLRARIAMVALIVPADTMLFRATPGGVFDFGDDGPAAPAAHALDWAPVICIHGLAESGSLCPGWRQSNVRIIGLPGGHFLRDDSALVAATLLRALPTAPNIAKSSDRAEPPAI; this is encoded by the coding sequence GTGACTCGGCTCCGACCTCGCTTCATTCTGGCGCTCGCATTCCTGGCGGCGCTGCTCGCGGGCGCTGCCGCCTATTGCCGCTATCTCGGCTATCCGAACGGACGGGTCTTCACCGTCGTTCCGGCTACGACACCAGGGGAGGGCGGCACCGTAGCGGTCTTCTTCTCCGGCGATATGGGGTTCAATGCGGGCATGGGGCCAGTGATCGCCGGTCATATGGCGCAGGGCGGTCTGCCGGTGCTGGGCTTCAATTCTCTGACCGCCTTCGCCCGCCGCCAATCGCCGGAGGAAAGCGGCAAGCTGGTGGAGCAGGCGGCCCGCCGCGCCCTGGCCCTGCCCGGCGCGCGCAGGCTGGTGCTGGCCGGGCAATCCTTCGGCGCGAACATGCTGCTCGCCGGGCTGGAACGCCTGCCGCCTTCGCTGCGCGCCCGGATAGCCATGGTCGCGCTGATCGTGCCCGCCGACACCATGCTGTTCCGCGCAACGCCGGGCGGGGTGTTCGACTTTGGCGACGACGGCCCGGCCGCGCCCGCCGCCCATGCGCTCGACTGGGCGCCGGTGATCTGCATCCACGGTCTGGCGGAGAGCGGCAGCCTCTGCCCCGGCTGGCGCCAGTCCAATGTCCGCATCATCGGCTTGCCCGGCGGCCATTTCCTGCGCGACGACAGCGCGCTGGTGGCGGCAACCCTGCTCCGCGCCCTGCCAACCGCCCCGAACATTGCCAAAAGTTCAGACAGAGCAGAGCCTCCCGCAATCTGA
- a CDS encoding DUF2147 domain-containing protein produces the protein MAMGRLWAALALLATAANVPVPQPEGRQPQGLWLGPHNNVAVRTGPCGDRLCGWIVWADREAQADARDGGTARLVGTELLEDYRAEGKGQWRGTVFVPDLGRRFSSQISQLSPGQLRVKGCILGGLICKSQLWTRIERLPGQS, from the coding sequence ATGGCGATGGGGAGGCTTTGGGCAGCGCTGGCGCTTCTGGCTACGGCCGCAAATGTGCCGGTCCCTCAGCCCGAAGGCCGACAACCCCAAGGATTGTGGCTCGGCCCGCATAATAATGTCGCCGTGCGCACCGGACCCTGCGGCGACCGGCTGTGCGGCTGGATCGTCTGGGCCGACCGCGAAGCGCAGGCCGATGCGCGCGACGGCGGCACAGCCCGGCTGGTCGGCACCGAATTGCTGGAAGACTATCGCGCCGAGGGCAAGGGACAATGGCGCGGCACCGTCTTCGTCCCCGATCTGGGCCGCCGCTTCAGTTCGCAGATCAGCCAGCTTTCGCCGGGCCAGTTGCGGGTCAAGGGCTGCATATTGGGCGGTCTGATCTGCAAGTCGCAGCTCTGGACCCGGATCGAGCGGTTGCCGGGGCAGTCATGA
- a CDS encoding virulence factor family protein, with amino-acid sequence MIDFRHARLWLIPGLLAGAGLLLSTVNVMNPARAAADPVPGATGPIAESRYSLPPMGLIAVYRPAGVPNGVVLALSGSNGWDDDSADTARALAARGALVAGISTPSFLTALQASHRCINPNYGIIALARDLQHRLALPMYSKPILIGRGEGAALAYATLAAGPNGAYKAVFSQDFTPLLDGGRSWCRSGSLKVAAIARPHHGFAFAPSRRLPSPWIALAEAPRPALQRFVARTGSGRLVTVARGEGEVALLSQIRPFLAAPPADAALPTGLPLNIVTDAAAPRTDMMAVIYSGDGGWVGLDKDVAGQLAQAGIPVVGVDSLSYFWSERTPHGAARDLSAIIRGYSRHWRRPRVLLVGYSFGADVLPYIVGGLPAPQRAQVRRLSLLGLSPSADFQFHMSSWLNMDSNRQYPTIPAIARLRGLPMLCVRGTLENDSACPSIPQGLAQMVVVPGGHHFDRNAPLLVTHMLKGLTI; translated from the coding sequence ATGATCGATTTTCGCCACGCCCGTCTCTGGTTGATACCCGGCCTGCTGGCGGGGGCGGGCTTGCTGCTGTCGACCGTCAACGTAATGAACCCGGCGCGGGCGGCGGCCGATCCTGTGCCCGGCGCGACGGGACCGATCGCGGAAAGCCGCTACAGCCTTCCGCCCATGGGGCTAATCGCAGTCTACCGGCCCGCGGGCGTGCCGAACGGAGTGGTGCTGGCGCTCTCAGGCAGCAATGGCTGGGACGATGACAGCGCCGACACCGCCCGCGCCCTGGCGGCGCGGGGCGCGCTGGTGGCGGGCATCTCCACCCCCTCCTTTCTGACGGCGTTGCAGGCTTCGCACCGCTGCATCAATCCCAATTACGGCATCATCGCCCTGGCTCGCGACCTGCAACACCGGCTGGCGCTGCCCATGTACAGCAAGCCGATCCTGATCGGCCGGGGCGAAGGGGCGGCGCTCGCCTATGCGACGCTCGCCGCCGGACCCAATGGCGCGTACAAGGCGGTGTTCTCGCAGGACTTCACGCCGCTTCTGGACGGTGGCCGGTCCTGGTGCCGGTCGGGCAGCCTGAAGGTCGCCGCCATCGCTCGTCCCCATCATGGCTTCGCCTTCGCCCCCAGCCGCCGACTCCCTTCGCCCTGGATCGCGCTGGCCGAAGCCCCGCGCCCCGCATTGCAGCGCTTCGTCGCCCGCACCGGCAGCGGCAGGCTGGTAACCGTCGCGAGGGGAGAGGGGGAGGTCGCGCTGCTCTCCCAGATTCGGCCTTTCCTCGCCGCGCCACCCGCCGATGCCGCGCTGCCCACCGGATTGCCGCTGAACATCGTCACCGACGCCGCCGCGCCGCGCACCGACATGATGGCGGTCATCTATTCGGGCGACGGCGGCTGGGTCGGGCTGGACAAGGATGTGGCGGGCCAGCTCGCCCAAGCGGGCATCCCCGTCGTCGGCGTGGACAGCCTGTCCTATTTCTGGAGCGAGCGCACGCCCCACGGCGCCGCCCGCGATCTCAGCGCCATCATCCGGGGCTATTCCCGCCATTGGCGGCGGCCCCGCGTCCTGCTGGTCGGCTACAGCTTCGGCGCGGATGTGCTGCCCTATATCGTCGGCGGCCTGCCCGCGCCCCAGCGCGCTCAGGTGCGGCGTCTCTCGCTGCTGGGCCTCAGCCCCAGCGCCGATTTCCAGTTTCACATGAGTAGCTGGCTGAACATGGATTCGAACCGCCAATATCCGACCATTCCCGCCATAGCGCGGCTGCGCGGCCTGCCCATGCTCTGCGTGCGCGGAACGCTGGAAAATGACAGCGCCTGCCCCTCCATCCCCCAAGGATTGGCGCAGATGGTGGTCGTGCCCGGCGGCCATCATTTCGACCGCAACGCCCCGCTGCTGGTGACTCATATGCTCAAGGGGCTGACGATATGA
- the mprF gene encoding bifunctional lysylphosphatidylglycerol flippase/synthetase MprF, with protein MILVERIKAWKAPLTVAVTLAVAALGLVTLHGLLAEVRLKDIRHAVHLIAGWRLAGALALTAASYVALTFYDYVALRIVGRPLPWRTAALASFCSYTLSHNLGLSLLTGGSARYRIYTAAGLEGGDIARIIASAGLSFWGGVFVLAGALMLVHPADIGIMGWTIGMPLQRLAGGAILILTMAALFVLGPGRAPRLFGWRLALPTRTQAAAQIGVASIDLAAASAALFILVPGIAPALYPTLFLAYALAIIVTLVSHVPGGLGIFEAVILAALPDVDRPSLLAALIAYRLIYYLIPLLLGVIAIALHEGNSWRHPVSRVLDGAQAAASGMAPVMLSLLVAVGGVILLISGALPAIQHRMHIVTDWLPLTFVEASHFAASIIGTLLILLASGLYRRLDAAFWMTRALLLAGALFSLIKGLDYEEASALLLIAALLQWTRGAFYRRTSFTAEALTPAWIATLAVAVGLSIWIGFFAYKHVDYQNDIWWHFGPHANAARFLRAGLASAVLAVGAAFWRMFRPATAPLHVDRPSTAFSADALALAERTDAFLATTGDKLFLTSDTGRAFVMYQVQGHSWIVMGDPVGDRTEWPDLLWQLREMADAEQGRLLLYQLSLDALPLAIDLGFAIVKYGEEARVDLHHFTLEGPDAKPLRYAERRAMREGAIFEIVPAPAVPPLLEELEAISDEWLTAKGHGEKAFSVGRFDPAYIAACDCALVRQDGRIVAFANIWATANRRELSVDLMRHATQMPYGAMDFLFIRLMQWARSQGYDWFTLGLAPLSGIEARRLSPFWAKAGAFFFRHGESFYGFEGLRAYKDKYAPRWEPRFIAGPRGISLSRGMIDLQKLVGGGPGSAATRTRRRRPVASPAVGLNDGNDALSEPLASMGVG; from the coding sequence ATGATCCTGGTCGAACGGATCAAGGCCTGGAAAGCGCCGCTGACGGTCGCCGTCACGCTGGCAGTGGCGGCGCTGGGGCTGGTGACGCTGCACGGCCTGCTGGCGGAGGTGCGGCTGAAGGATATTCGCCATGCCGTGCACCTGATCGCGGGCTGGCGGCTGGCCGGGGCGCTGGCGCTGACGGCGGCGAGCTATGTCGCGCTCACCTTCTACGACTATGTCGCGCTGCGGATCGTCGGGCGGCCCTTGCCGTGGCGGACGGCGGCACTCGCCTCCTTCTGCAGTTACACGCTCAGCCATAATCTGGGCCTGTCGCTGCTGACCGGCGGGTCGGCGCGCTACCGCATCTACACCGCTGCTGGCCTTGAGGGCGGCGACATTGCGCGCATCATCGCCTCGGCGGGCCTGTCCTTCTGGGGCGGGGTGTTTGTGCTGGCGGGCGCACTGATGCTGGTCCATCCGGCGGATATCGGCATCATGGGATGGACGATCGGCATGCCGTTGCAAAGGCTGGCGGGCGGGGCGATCCTGATCCTGACGATGGCGGCGCTGTTCGTCCTTGGCCCCGGCCGCGCACCGCGCCTGTTCGGCTGGAGGCTGGCGTTGCCGACCAGGACGCAGGCGGCCGCCCAGATCGGCGTCGCCAGCATCGACCTCGCCGCCGCCAGCGCCGCGCTGTTCATCCTGGTGCCGGGCATCGCACCGGCGCTCTATCCCACGCTGTTCCTGGCCTATGCGCTGGCGATCATCGTCACTTTGGTCAGCCATGTGCCCGGAGGCCTCGGCATATTCGAGGCGGTGATCCTCGCCGCCCTGCCCGATGTGGACAGGCCCAGCCTGCTGGCGGCGCTGATCGCCTATCGCCTGATCTATTATCTGATCCCCTTGCTGCTGGGCGTCATCGCCATCGCCCTGCATGAAGGCAATAGCTGGCGCCATCCCGTCAGCCGGGTGCTGGATGGGGCACAGGCGGCTGCATCCGGCATGGCGCCGGTCATGCTGTCGCTGCTGGTGGCGGTGGGCGGCGTGATCCTGCTGATTTCCGGCGCCTTGCCCGCGATCCAGCACCGCATGCACATCGTCACCGACTGGCTGCCGCTGACCTTCGTAGAGGCGTCCCACTTCGCCGCGAGCATCATCGGCACGCTGCTGATCCTGCTGGCATCGGGCCTCTATCGCAGGCTCGACGCCGCCTTCTGGATGACCCGAGCGCTGCTGCTGGCGGGCGCGCTCTTCTCGCTGATCAAGGGACTGGACTATGAGGAAGCGAGCGCGCTGCTCCTCATCGCCGCGCTGCTGCAATGGACGCGGGGCGCCTTCTACCGCCGCACCAGCTTCACTGCCGAAGCGCTGACCCCCGCCTGGATCGCGACGCTGGCGGTGGCGGTCGGCCTGTCGATCTGGATCGGCTTTTTCGCCTATAAGCATGTCGATTATCAGAACGACATATGGTGGCATTTCGGCCCGCACGCCAACGCCGCCCGCTTCCTGCGCGCAGGCCTCGCGAGCGCGGTGCTGGCGGTCGGCGCCGCCTTCTGGCGCATGTTCCGCCCCGCGACCGCGCCCCTGCATGTCGACCGCCCCTCCACCGCCTTCAGCGCGGACGCTTTGGCGCTGGCTGAGCGGACCGACGCCTTCCTTGCGACCACCGGCGACAAGCTGTTCCTGACCTCCGACACTGGCCGGGCCTTCGTCATGTATCAGGTGCAGGGGCATAGCTGGATCGTCATGGGCGACCCTGTCGGAGACCGGACGGAATGGCCCGACCTGCTCTGGCAATTGCGCGAGATGGCGGATGCCGAACAGGGCCGCCTGCTGCTCTATCAACTGAGCCTCGACGCCCTGCCGCTGGCGATCGACCTGGGTTTCGCCATCGTCAAATATGGCGAGGAGGCCCGCGTCGACCTGCATCATTTCACGCTGGAGGGGCCGGACGCCAAGCCGCTGCGCTATGCCGAACGCCGCGCCATGCGCGAAGGCGCGATCTTTGAGATCGTGCCCGCGCCCGCCGTCCCGCCGTTGCTGGAGGAACTGGAGGCGATTTCCGACGAATGGCTCACCGCCAAGGGCCATGGCGAAAAGGCGTTCAGCGTCGGCCGCTTCGACCCGGCCTATATCGCGGCCTGCGATTGCGCCCTCGTCCGGCAGGATGGGCGCATCGTCGCCTTCGCCAATATCTGGGCGACCGCCAATCGCCGCGAGTTATCGGTCGACCTGATGCGCCATGCGACGCAAATGCCCTATGGCGCGATGGACTTCCTGTTCATCCGCCTGATGCAATGGGCGCGCAGCCAAGGCTATGACTGGTTCACCCTGGGCCTGGCCCCGCTTTCGGGCATAGAGGCGCGGCGTCTCTCGCCCTTCTGGGCCAAGGCGGGCGCCTTCTTCTTCCGCCATGGCGAGAGCTTCTACGGCTTTGAGGGGCTGCGCGCCTATAAGGACAAATATGCCCCCCGCTGGGAGCCGCGCTTCATCGCCGGGCCGCGCGGCATCTCCCTGTCCCGCGGGATGATCGACCTGCAAAAGCTGGTCGGCGGCGGACCGGGAAGCGCGGCGACACGGACAAGGCGGCGCAGGCCGGTTGCATCGCCTGCGGTGGGATTGAACGATGGGAACGACGCGTTGTCGGAGCCTCTGGCGTCGATGGGCGTGGGTTGA
- the rpoZ gene encoding DNA-directed RNA polymerase subunit omega, whose protein sequence is MARVTVEDCVDKVTNRFDLVLLAAQRAREISGGAELTLDRDRDKNPVVALREIAEETVLPVDLHDSLVASLQKVQIDDDDTPDEIGSIAQSAEALRLTAAAPPRNQNIGGDYDG, encoded by the coding sequence TTGGCCCGCGTTACCGTCGAAGATTGCGTCGACAAGGTTACCAACCGTTTTGACCTCGTCCTGCTTGCCGCGCAGCGCGCCCGCGAGATTTCGGGCGGCGCAGAGCTGACTCTGGACCGCGACCGCGACAAAAACCCCGTCGTCGCCCTGCGCGAGATCGCGGAGGAAACCGTCCTGCCGGTCGATCTGCATGATTCGCTCGTCGCTTCGCTGCAGAAGGTGCAGATCGACGACGACGATACGCCGGACGAAATCGGTTCGATCGCCCAGTCGGCGGAGGCTCTGCGCCTGACCGCCGCCGCGCCGCCGCGCAACCAGAATATCGGCGGCGATTACGACGGCTGA
- a CDS encoding phospholipase D-like domain-containing protein: MASIGQAEPRRGEEQIGLSLHANRLRVIEAGPALRQALVDLIDGAHESLKLYYYIFAADGSGQLILDRLVAARARGVAVTLMIDAFGSGATPLAFFDPLAAAGGHFGRFGARRSMRYLIRNHQKLAIADDRRLLMGGFNVEDGYFGIPAEDCWHDIGLLVEGPQVQAMASWYGQLWRWVSTRKQRFRTLRRMVRNWHSPLHSVAGEPMRWVIGGPTRRLSPWAQLVKHDLERARRLDMVAAYFSPGRGMLKRLAYAARWKGSRLVLPSRSDNGATVAAARLLYGPLLKRGVEIWEYQPCKLHMKLIVVDDAVYIGSANFDMRSLFLNLEIMLRVEDAGFAEAMRAFIDRRVEQSRQITLATHRAQRSLPTLIKQWISYFLVGVLDYTVTRRLNFRNPDAD, encoded by the coding sequence ATGGCAAGCATCGGGCAGGCAGAGCCGCGGCGTGGCGAGGAGCAGATCGGCCTGTCGCTGCACGCCAACCGCCTGCGCGTGATCGAGGCGGGACCGGCGCTGCGGCAGGCGCTGGTCGACCTGATCGACGGCGCGCATGAGAGCCTCAAGCTCTATTATTACATCTTCGCCGCGGACGGCAGCGGGCAGTTGATCCTCGACCGGCTGGTCGCGGCGCGGGCGCGGGGAGTGGCGGTCACGCTGATGATCGATGCCTTCGGATCGGGGGCCACGCCGCTCGCCTTTTTCGATCCGCTGGCGGCGGCGGGCGGGCATTTCGGCCGCTTCGGCGCGCGCCGCTCGATGCGCTATCTGATCCGCAATCATCAGAAACTGGCGATTGCCGACGACCGACGGCTGCTGATGGGCGGCTTCAATGTCGAGGACGGCTATTTCGGGATTCCGGCGGAGGATTGCTGGCACGACATCGGGCTGCTGGTGGAAGGGCCGCAGGTGCAGGCGATGGCGAGCTGGTATGGCCAGCTCTGGCGCTGGGTTTCGACGCGCAAGCAGCGTTTCCGCACGCTGCGCCGCATGGTGCGCAACTGGCACAGCCCCCTCCACAGCGTTGCGGGCGAGCCGATGCGCTGGGTGATCGGCGGCCCGACCCGGCGGCTCAGCCCCTGGGCGCAACTGGTGAAGCATGATCTGGAGCGGGCGCGGCGGCTCGACATGGTGGCGGCCTATTTTTCCCCGGGCCGGGGGATGCTGAAACGCCTCGCTTATGCGGCGCGGTGGAAGGGGTCGCGCCTGGTCCTGCCCTCCCGGTCCGACAATGGCGCCACCGTCGCGGCGGCGCGGCTGCTCTACGGCCCCCTGCTCAAGCGCGGGGTGGAGATATGGGAATATCAGCCCTGCAAGCTGCATATGAAGCTGATCGTGGTGGACGACGCGGTCTATATCGGCTCGGCCAATTTCGACATGCGCAGCCTGTTCCTCAACCTGGAGATCATGCTGCGGGTGGAGGATGCGGGCTTTGCTGAAGCGATGCGCGCCTTCATCGACCGGCGCGTCGAGCAAAGCCGGCAGATCACGCTGGCGACACACCGCGCCCAGCGCAGCCTGCCGACCCTGATCAAACAGTGGATCAGCTATTTCCTGGTCGGCGTGCTGGATTACACCGTGACCCGCCGCCTCAACTTCCGCAATCCGGACGCCGATTAG